One window of Paenibacillus sp. FSL K6-3182 genomic DNA carries:
- the thpR gene encoding RNA 2',3'-cyclic phosphodiesterase translates to MRLFVAIPVSPSVSKELESWAQDHKHTLPFRKWTHPSDYHITLQFLGDTSAAQLEELAAALKKVRANAFSLTWSGIGTFGPPAAPRVLWGAVSGDLKGLSALHEGIIRATSSVGFVPEDRPYAPHITLAKGFADANRMPIEAATSIASSFSWEIDQFVLMLTHMNESPMYEIIDRFPLHKHE, encoded by the coding sequence ATGCGCTTGTTCGTGGCTATACCTGTATCACCATCTGTGTCCAAGGAGCTGGAAAGCTGGGCACAAGATCATAAACATACGCTGCCTTTCCGTAAATGGACGCATCCGAGCGATTACCATATTACGCTTCAGTTTCTAGGCGACACTTCGGCTGCTCAGCTTGAAGAGCTGGCAGCCGCTCTAAAAAAAGTAAGAGCAAATGCATTTTCTTTAACTTGGAGTGGAATCGGAACCTTTGGCCCGCCCGCTGCTCCACGCGTTCTATGGGGTGCCGTTAGCGGAGACTTAAAGGGGCTGTCCGCTCTTCACGAAGGGATTATTCGGGCAACAAGTTCAGTGGGCTTCGTTCCAGAAGATCGTCCCTACGCGCCGCATATCACGCTTGCCAAAGGATTCGCTGACGCTAATCGAATGCCGATTGAAGCAGCGACGTCTATTGCCTCATCGTTCAGCTGGGAAATCGATCAGTTTGTTCTCATGCTCACCCATATGAACGAGTCCCCTATGTACGAGATCATCGATCGTTTTCCGTTACATAAGCATGAATGA
- a CDS encoding ABC transporter substrate-binding protein, producing MKIRRHYLALRRSYPSIQENIPFEVTTQELANLLDCTHRNMVLLLKRMQQEEWLVWEPKRGRGNRSALSFLVSKEQVALEEAQEMMQKQDLHSALELLQQIEEAPLLRDQFQEWLSGQFGFHSEVQGKRRTDILRFPLPQTIYSLDPAAIHYTGESHLVNQIFDGLVRIDPRGEQILPQLAHAWEVDESRTRWTFYLRKGVLFHHGRELDSSDVKYSLERLKRLAPQGLYSWAYTNIISMDTPDDTTIRIQLSERNEAFLSFLTTNRASIVPQDACSAAGEQFGSKPIGTGPFRFTGNDQGVWILEAFAAYFRGRAFLDRVEVWTVAEESTRENHAELQSFQIMHNARLTDMAAERWQQVRQSGMTCKFITVNEQKHGLLANPAIRAAINLAIERTELLQLLSGDVIEGVNSFWLNQIDETQDAAPIDWSVIKQALDSSGYQGEPLVLATIPQYAADAEIIQKVYAKSGIPLQINLIPAEQFKGTARMSADLLLFAVMLDEHRELRLIDLYKSMQQHALPEVHDMLEHSIQMILGEPDRARREAIFIDIEAQLKARHSLFFLYRKHLKTAFHPSVRGISLESLGWVRFRDIWFT from the coding sequence ATGAAAATCCGCAGGCATTATCTCGCGCTTAGGCGCTCATATCCGAGTATTCAAGAGAATATCCCCTTCGAGGTTACAACACAGGAGCTCGCAAATTTGCTCGATTGCACACATCGGAATATGGTACTTTTATTGAAGCGTATGCAGCAGGAAGAGTGGTTGGTGTGGGAGCCAAAGCGGGGACGCGGCAATCGCTCTGCCCTCTCCTTCCTCGTCAGCAAGGAACAAGTCGCGCTGGAGGAAGCGCAAGAAATGATGCAAAAGCAGGATTTGCATTCGGCGCTTGAGCTTCTCCAGCAAATCGAAGAAGCGCCTTTGCTGCGCGACCAGTTTCAAGAATGGCTCTCTGGTCAATTCGGATTTCATTCGGAGGTGCAGGGCAAGCGGCGCACAGATATTTTGCGCTTCCCGCTTCCGCAGACGATCTATTCGCTAGATCCGGCAGCTATCCATTACACGGGCGAGTCCCACCTCGTTAATCAAATATTTGACGGGCTCGTTCGCATCGATCCGAGGGGCGAACAGATTTTGCCGCAGCTTGCCCATGCGTGGGAGGTGGATGAATCGCGTACGCGCTGGACTTTCTATTTGCGCAAGGGCGTTCTGTTCCATCATGGACGTGAGCTGGATTCATCAGACGTCAAATATTCGCTTGAACGACTTAAGCGGCTTGCACCGCAAGGGCTCTACAGCTGGGCTTACACCAACATCATTTCTATGGATACACCGGATGACACAACCATTCGCATTCAATTATCCGAGCGCAACGAAGCTTTTCTCTCTTTTTTGACAACTAATCGCGCCTCTATCGTGCCTCAAGATGCTTGTTCGGCAGCTGGCGAGCAATTTGGCAGCAAACCGATTGGTACAGGCCCGTTTCGATTCACCGGAAATGATCAAGGCGTCTGGATATTGGAAGCTTTTGCAGCCTATTTCCGCGGCAGAGCTTTCCTCGACCGTGTAGAAGTGTGGACCGTTGCCGAGGAGTCAACACGCGAAAACCACGCTGAGCTGCAATCGTTTCAAATTATGCACAACGCAAGACTAACGGATATGGCAGCTGAACGATGGCAGCAGGTTAGACAGTCTGGCATGACCTGTAAATTCATCACAGTTAATGAACAAAAGCACGGCTTGCTGGCAAACCCCGCCATACGAGCGGCAATTAACCTCGCTATCGAGCGAACAGAGCTTTTGCAGCTGCTATCCGGTGATGTCATTGAAGGGGTTAACAGCTTCTGGCTGAACCAGATTGATGAAACGCAGGATGCAGCCCCCATTGATTGGAGCGTAATCAAGCAAGCGCTTGACAGCTCCGGCTATCAAGGCGAGCCGCTGGTACTCGCTACGATTCCGCAGTATGCAGCGGATGCAGAGATCATTCAGAAGGTATATGCGAAATCAGGCATTCCGCTGCAAATTAATCTCATTCCTGCAGAGCAGTTTAAGGGAACAGCGCGCATGTCCGCTGATCTGCTGCTTTTCGCTGTCATGCTGGACGAGCATCGCGAGCTGAGACTAATTGATTTGTACAAAAGCATGCAGCAGCATGCGCTTCCCGAGGTTCATGATATGCTCGAGCACAGCATCCAGATGATATTGGGCGAACCGGATCGAGCACGCCGAGAAGCGATATTCATAGACATCGAGGCTCAGCTCAAAGCCAGGCACAGCTTGTTTTTCCTCTACCGTAAACATTTGAAAACCGCGTTCCACCCTTCCGTGCGCGGCATTTCATTGGAATCGCTGGGCTGGGTACGCTTCCGCGATATTTGGTTTACTTAA
- a CDS encoding 5'-nucleotidase C-terminal domain-containing protein has product MKMKKKISLVIAALMLFGSVINFVPSSVKAAESASTDTQISILGTSDIHGRFMPWDYALDGPNPTGSLTQLFTIIKKVREENPNTVLLDAGDMIQGNSAELFNDQPKSPMMVAMNEMNFDAWVMGNHEFNFGLDVFNKITTQYKGQRLGGNIYKDNGDRFLPAYTIIEKDGIKIGVIGMDTPMTTEFEKGTDHLDGIVFKNPVDETKKAIKELEGKVDVMVGLMHMGLENENGVPGTGVADIANANPELAAIFAGHMHKLIKEDTVNGVLIVEPDKYGTHVSRIDLTFTKQGDKVVLKDKKAAALPVKAADGTTEVSDPALESTLQPYHDFARADANIEVAQLKGMNLVAKNEINDIPTVQIQETPLSDFFNEVMLYYSKADVVAHQIDNDKARLDEGPIKKKDIAYNYQFALGEITVYQVTGKDLIDYMEWAAGYFNSTRPGDVTVSFDKTRRASKYSTNDFFGGVKYEIDLTKPAGSRITNLRKMDGSSIKSDDVIKLGMNAYRMDALKAKGGALEGRNFEQLWSSKDASTFGEMDGTIRNRAIAYLKDVKKGVYEPKIQSNWKITGVDTKSPERADVVELINTGILEIPKTEDGKYTNVASINILDAVTENEIAELSNRAKVEQSLFAGVKTKGEFYHKLNAAIKAAVTTPEVTAPEVIIPKEPVKPNPKPDPKPTVKPVVKKQAKVTAYFLNVRAEASSKAKIYTAVPKGTVLEVLGTEHGWVKVSYKGKIAYVYGKYVDMI; this is encoded by the coding sequence ATGAAGATGAAGAAAAAAATAAGTTTAGTGATTGCTGCTCTCATGTTGTTTGGAAGCGTTATCAATTTTGTTCCGAGTTCGGTAAAAGCAGCTGAATCGGCAAGCACGGATACTCAGATTTCCATCCTAGGTACTTCGGATATTCACGGACGGTTTATGCCATGGGATTATGCTCTTGACGGTCCCAACCCAACGGGAAGTTTAACGCAGTTATTTACAATTATCAAAAAAGTTCGTGAAGAGAACCCGAATACGGTTTTACTGGATGCAGGGGATATGATTCAGGGCAATTCGGCTGAATTATTTAATGATCAACCGAAGTCTCCGATGATGGTAGCCATGAATGAAATGAACTTTGATGCATGGGTAATGGGCAATCATGAGTTCAACTTCGGGCTCGATGTGTTCAATAAGATTACCACTCAGTATAAAGGTCAAAGGCTGGGCGGGAACATCTATAAGGACAATGGTGATCGATTCTTGCCTGCGTATACCATTATCGAAAAAGATGGCATAAAAATTGGAGTTATTGGAATGGATACGCCAATGACGACTGAGTTTGAAAAAGGAACGGATCATCTAGACGGAATTGTATTCAAAAATCCTGTTGATGAAACGAAAAAAGCAATCAAGGAATTAGAAGGTAAAGTTGATGTAATGGTTGGTCTTATGCATATGGGGCTGGAGAACGAAAATGGTGTACCAGGTACTGGCGTAGCTGATATTGCCAATGCGAACCCGGAGCTGGCTGCTATTTTTGCAGGTCATATGCACAAGCTTATTAAAGAGGATACGGTGAATGGCGTTTTAATTGTTGAACCGGATAAATACGGAACGCATGTTTCTCGTATCGACCTTACGTTCACGAAGCAAGGTGATAAGGTAGTTCTTAAAGATAAGAAAGCTGCTGCATTGCCTGTTAAAGCGGCTGATGGAACGACTGAAGTATCGGATCCTGCATTGGAATCTACGCTGCAGCCGTATCATGATTTTGCTAGGGCAGATGCGAATATCGAAGTGGCACAGCTTAAAGGCATGAATCTTGTAGCTAAAAATGAGATTAATGATATTCCTACTGTTCAAATTCAGGAAACACCGTTATCAGACTTCTTTAACGAGGTCATGTTGTATTACAGCAAGGCAGATGTCGTTGCTCATCAGATTGATAACGATAAGGCGCGGCTGGATGAAGGTCCTATTAAGAAAAAAGATATTGCCTATAACTATCAGTTTGCTCTAGGAGAAATTACCGTTTACCAAGTAACGGGTAAAGATTTGATAGATTACATGGAATGGGCAGCAGGTTATTTTAACTCAACAAGACCTGGCGATGTAACGGTTAGCTTTGATAAGACACGCCGCGCTTCCAAATATAGCACAAACGATTTTTTTGGCGGCGTCAAATATGAAATTGATCTAACGAAGCCTGCTGGCAGTAGAATCACGAACTTACGTAAAATGGATGGCAGCAGCATCAAATCGGACGATGTGATCAAACTCGGTATGAACGCATATCGGATGGATGCACTTAAAGCCAAAGGTGGAGCACTTGAAGGACGCAACTTTGAGCAGCTTTGGTCTTCGAAGGATGCAAGCACATTTGGCGAAATGGACGGAACCATTCGTAATCGTGCCATTGCGTACCTAAAAGACGTGAAAAAAGGTGTATACGAGCCTAAAATTCAAAGCAATTGGAAAATTACAGGTGTAGATACGAAATCTCCTGAACGTGCAGATGTAGTTGAGCTTATTAATACCGGTATATTGGAGATTCCGAAGACGGAGGATGGCAAATATACCAATGTAGCCTCAATTAACATTTTGGATGCGGTCACTGAAAATGAAATAGCCGAGTTGTCTAACAGGGCAAAGGTGGAGCAAAGTCTATTTGCCGGCGTGAAGACAAAAGGTGAGTTCTACCATAAACTGAATGCGGCGATTAAGGCAGCAGTGACTACCCCAGAGGTAACTGCTCCGGAAGTAATCATTCCAAAGGAACCAGTTAAGCCTAATCCTAAACCTGATCCTAAACCAACAGTAAAACCGGTTGTTAAGAAGCAAGCAAAGGTTACAGCATACTTCTTGAATGTTCGTGCTGAAGCTTCTTCGAAGGCAAAGATTTATACGGCTGTACCAAAAGGTACTGTTCTTGAAGTGTTAGGAACGGAGCACGGCTGGGTGAAGGTATCGTATAAAGGGAAAATAGCATATGTGTATGGTAAATATGTAGATATGATCTAA
- a CDS encoding DUF4173 domain-containing protein, producing the protein MRDPAPWQKRYEKMLILALLFGLVSQYLFVGAAAGISVIVFIASFYGLFFYSIKGRMGGFEKWQGQARSGWLLLIPIFLLTLTYALYDNGLFRQLNMFALFALIISQTVLMTSSSVKPWYRGVFYTELLFLALIKPFAFIGVPFNLVNDRLRGKEKGENSARSKFGKISLGLLLSAPILIVVIALLASADEIFLSWLLEIPGVMDRFSLGESIWRIVVAAVFAFYAFCYIWGLLFNKATDKAKDLPTDTPGAAIQPNGRIEFDPITAGTLLVSINIVYVLFVIIQFSYLFGAANGLLPEGAAYAEYARRGFAELIMVALINVCLLMCGLHLIRRTSAAAEWIRKLSLTLLIGCTIIMLISAYSRLSLYEEAYGFTQTRLLVHGFMIYLGILLVIALLRIWKEHFSMGKVYICISIIAFVVMNYINIDARIAENNGDRYERTGKIDMAYLGTLSTDAAPALLKLQVKHPELKGLNGVINKLQDKAHKHNKWQSWNLSKQRAK; encoded by the coding sequence ATGAGAGATCCAGCACCATGGCAAAAAAGGTATGAGAAAATGCTTATTCTTGCCCTTCTGTTTGGTCTAGTCAGTCAATATTTGTTCGTAGGAGCTGCCGCAGGCATTTCGGTTATCGTGTTCATTGCCAGCTTTTATGGGTTGTTTTTCTATTCCATAAAGGGGAGGATGGGGGGCTTTGAGAAATGGCAAGGTCAAGCACGATCTGGCTGGCTGCTGCTCATTCCAATCTTTTTATTAACGCTGACTTATGCGCTATATGATAACGGTCTGTTCCGTCAGCTGAATATGTTTGCATTGTTTGCATTGATCATTTCTCAGACGGTGCTTATGACGAGCAGCAGTGTGAAGCCGTGGTACCGAGGCGTATTTTATACAGAGCTATTATTTCTGGCTTTAATTAAGCCGTTTGCTTTTATAGGCGTACCGTTTAACCTGGTTAATGATCGTTTGAGAGGAAAAGAGAAAGGTGAGAACTCGGCGAGAAGCAAGTTTGGCAAAATATCGCTAGGGCTGCTCCTGTCCGCACCTATCCTTATTGTCGTTATTGCGCTGCTTGCTTCAGCGGATGAAATTTTCCTATCTTGGCTGCTTGAGATTCCGGGCGTCATGGATCGTTTCTCTTTAGGGGAGAGCATCTGGCGCATAGTCGTAGCAGCAGTATTCGCCTTTTATGCTTTTTGCTACATATGGGGATTGCTCTTTAATAAGGCAACAGATAAAGCAAAAGACTTACCGACAGACACGCCGGGTGCTGCAATACAGCCAAACGGACGTATCGAATTTGATCCCATCACTGCTGGGACGTTGCTTGTCAGTATTAATATCGTTTACGTGCTGTTTGTTATCATTCAGTTCTCCTATTTGTTCGGAGCGGCAAACGGTCTGCTGCCTGAGGGAGCTGCGTATGCCGAATATGCACGCAGAGGTTTTGCGGAATTAATTATGGTTGCACTCATTAACGTTTGCTTGCTTATGTGCGGTTTGCATCTCATTCGGCGCACTAGCGCAGCAGCGGAGTGGATTCGCAAGCTGTCTCTTACCTTGTTGATAGGCTGTACAATCATTATGCTTATCTCCGCTTACAGCAGGCTCTCTTTGTACGAGGAGGCCTACGGCTTCACGCAGACAAGACTACTCGTTCATGGCTTTATGATTTATCTGGGCATTTTGCTCGTCATTGCATTACTGCGTATATGGAAAGAGCATTTCTCAATGGGCAAGGTTTATATATGCATATCTATTATTGCATTTGTTGTGATGAACTATATCAACATAGATGCGCGAATTGCTGAGAACAATGGTGATCGCTACGAACGAACAGGTAAGATTGATATGGCTTATCTCGGTACGCTGTCCACAGATGCGGCGCCGGCGCTGCTAAAGCTGCAAGTGAAGCATCCGGAGTTGAAGGGGTTGAACGGAGTAATAAATAAGCTTCAGGATAAGGCCCATAAGCATAACAAGTGGCAATCTTGGAATCTATCGAAGCAACGGGCTAAATAA
- a CDS encoding alpha/beta hydrolase → MMKISLFDRSIRLILSLVGFPLLIVQYLITVYEQKKHKPTGWHADIGSRKLHVTVTGHGSPTIILEAGMGGCSLDWALVAPALSTKANVITYDRAGFGWSSEVLDHPTCSAYVDDLRSLLRTLGAAPPYLLVGHSYGGMIMRLFASRYPEEVCGLVLVDATHESRYLPEQTTAGRQKQLFSHRSQYRLGYMLSPLGIPRWLKQHIGSKRLPEEWLAPVRALGYKASAYRAVYAELLSTTESSLQVAAAEPLKQDLPVIVLSAGKQNEEWQQGQRKLTNLTKRTNQIIVEDSWHSIHIHRPDAVIHAINRLLDEIDLSSYR, encoded by the coding sequence ATGATGAAAATATCCCTTTTTGATCGTAGTATTCGACTTATCCTCTCACTTGTCGGATTTCCACTGTTAATCGTACAGTATTTGATAACGGTCTATGAGCAAAAAAAACATAAACCTACGGGGTGGCATGCCGACATCGGCTCACGCAAGCTGCATGTTACCGTCACGGGTCATGGTTCGCCAACGATTATTTTAGAAGCGGGGATGGGCGGTTGCTCGCTGGATTGGGCACTCGTTGCTCCGGCGCTTTCGACGAAGGCGAACGTGATTACTTATGATCGCGCAGGATTTGGCTGGAGCTCAGAAGTGCTCGATCACCCTACTTGTAGCGCTTATGTTGATGATTTGCGGTCGCTGCTGAGAACGCTTGGCGCGGCCCCGCCTTATTTGCTAGTTGGCCATTCCTATGGCGGGATGATTATGAGGTTGTTTGCCTCGCGCTATCCTGAGGAAGTATGCGGCCTTGTGCTTGTAGATGCGACGCACGAGAGCCGATATCTGCCGGAGCAAACAACCGCTGGCCGGCAAAAACAGCTGTTTAGCCACCGTTCCCAATATAGACTAGGCTATATGCTATCGCCGCTTGGCATACCGAGATGGCTGAAGCAGCATATCGGCTCTAAGCGTTTGCCGGAAGAATGGCTGGCGCCAGTTCGCGCATTAGGCTACAAGGCAAGCGCGTATAGGGCTGTCTATGCTGAGCTGCTCAGCACGACGGAAAGCAGCCTGCAAGTAGCAGCTGCCGAGCCGCTTAAGCAGGATTTGCCTGTCATCGTATTAAGCGCAGGGAAGCAGAATGAGGAATGGCAGCAGGGGCAGCGGAAGCTAACAAATTTGACCAAGCGCACGAATCAGATTATAGTCGAGGATAGTTGGCACTCTATTCATATTCATAGACCAGATGCTGTAATTCACGCTATTAATCGTTTATTAGATGAAATAGATTTGTCTAGTTATCGCTAA
- a CDS encoding metallophosphoesterase has translation MYNPTKTDSRLLAIADIHGYEEELLLLLQEAAYNPHHDRLILLGDYIDADRPATWGTLDTIHQLINEGAQALLGNQELRLLASAESSSALHPETKEWLHKLSLYVVVGQYLFVHAGIRPGVPLHEQKKKDLTEIRDEFIYTPLPDSDEAQSYTIIFGHTPTFKLDASSPGAIWQGNRRLAIDTGAKHGCRLTLLDVSSLLSYSCSTAPESRGGDFKLVKLQSI, from the coding sequence TTGTATAATCCAACAAAAACAGACTCGCGTCTTTTAGCCATTGCAGATATACACGGTTATGAAGAAGAACTGCTGCTTTTGCTTCAAGAAGCAGCTTATAACCCGCACCATGATCGGCTTATTTTGCTGGGCGACTACATCGATGCCGATAGGCCCGCTACATGGGGCACGCTAGATACGATTCACCAGCTTATCAACGAAGGTGCACAGGCATTGCTCGGAAATCAGGAGCTGCGGCTTCTTGCATCCGCTGAGTCCAGCAGTGCGCTTCACCCGGAAACGAAAGAATGGCTGCACAAGCTTTCATTATATGTGGTAGTCGGCCAGTATTTATTCGTTCATGCAGGCATTCGGCCAGGTGTCCCTCTGCATGAGCAAAAAAAGAAGGACCTAACGGAAATTCGCGACGAGTTTATTTATACGCCTTTGCCTGATTCGGACGAGGCGCAGTCGTACACCATTATTTTTGGCCATACGCCAACGTTCAAGCTGGATGCTTCTTCCCCTGGAGCCATATGGCAAGGAAATCGACGGCTCGCCATTGATACTGGGGCCAAGCATGGCTGTCGCTTAACGCTGCTTGATGTCAGCAGCCTATTGAGCTATTCGTGCTCGACTGCGCCAGAGAGCCGCGGCGGCGATTTCAAATTGGTTAAGCTCCAATCCATCTAA
- a CDS encoding metallophosphoesterase produces the protein MRMTKKRLLWILPLAILAVAAFLYYENNAIGITKYEISSAKLPEGVSSYRIVHLTDLHSKSFGKEQSTITSKVKRLKPDLIVMTGDLVDSRRYNAETSLTLMRKMTELAPVYYVTGNHEYGPRLIALQKALKELGVHVMRNKSEMIKLGDGEIRIAGVDDPVFNLKADGDVAKLNENMATAMQATESENNADTLTILLSHRPELFSVYTQHKIDLTFSGHAHGGQVRLPFLGGLVAPGQGFLPKYDGGKYVEGGTTMIVSRGLGNSIFPQRIFNRPEVVLVELTRP, from the coding sequence ATGCGCATGACCAAAAAACGTTTGTTGTGGATATTACCTTTAGCTATTCTTGCAGTAGCCGCTTTTCTTTATTACGAAAATAATGCGATCGGAATAACAAAATATGAAATCAGCTCAGCGAAGCTACCTGAAGGAGTCAGCTCTTATCGTATCGTTCACTTAACAGATCTTCACAGCAAGTCCTTCGGCAAGGAGCAAAGCACAATTACGAGCAAGGTAAAACGGCTGAAGCCGGACCTCATTGTAATGACAGGCGACTTGGTTGACAGCAGAAGATACAATGCAGAAACTAGCCTTACCTTGATGCGCAAAATGACGGAACTGGCTCCTGTCTACTATGTGACCGGAAACCATGAATATGGCCCGAGGTTAATCGCATTACAGAAGGCGTTGAAAGAGCTGGGCGTCCATGTGATGCGCAACAAAAGCGAAATGATAAAGCTCGGCGATGGCGAGATTCGAATAGCTGGCGTGGATGATCCGGTTTTTAATTTAAAGGCAGATGGAGACGTTGCGAAGTTGAATGAAAATATGGCGACTGCTATGCAAGCAACCGAATCGGAAAACAACGCCGACACGCTCACTATCCTTTTATCGCATCGCCCGGAGCTTTTTTCGGTCTACACGCAGCACAAAATTGATTTGACCTTCTCCGGCCATGCCCATGGCGGACAGGTGCGCTTGCCTTTTTTGGGTGGGCTCGTGGCCCCGGGGCAAGGCTTCTTGCCAAAGTATGACGGAGGCAAATATGTGGAAGGCGGCACAACGATGATCGTCAGCCGCGGACTCGGCAATAGCATTTTTCCGCAAAGAATATTTAATCGTCCAGAGGTTGTACTGGTTGAGCTTACGCGTCCGTAA
- a CDS encoding ABC transporter ATP-binding protein translates to MTSTAIQQRYGEANEPKPAAPKPLLAASGLMKSYGSFQALKGISFHMREGEIISVLGPSGCGKSTLLQLVAGLSKPDGGQLKLGDEIIASPSVMMPPEKRGVNMVFQDYALWPHMNVFDNIAYGLHRSKMARADIQQRVQELLAMLHLEGLERRLPPQLSGGQQQRVAIARAIATRPKLMLLDEPLSNLDMRLRVEMRTEMAYLFRQLGMSVFHVTHDPEEAFAMADRLLILRNGQIDQMGTPQQCFTRPASRWAASLLGAINGLRGEVINGDSGSAVRIGSSIIHGLLAPEQQNLSDHSQAIIMFRPEEAEVIERRDAAAVLSLASPQERTDNTIQLQVLHCTFEGNRWRAVAQTSCGQKVYLVLAVPLEAGEHVTIKLAIRSAFIYPNEEER, encoded by the coding sequence ATGACATCGACAGCGATTCAGCAAAGGTATGGCGAGGCAAATGAGCCTAAGCCAGCCGCTCCCAAACCGCTGCTTGCAGCATCTGGTTTAATGAAAAGCTACGGATCGTTTCAAGCGCTTAAAGGAATTTCTTTCCACATGCGCGAAGGCGAGATTATTAGCGTGCTTGGACCGTCAGGCTGCGGCAAGTCGACGCTGCTCCAGCTCGTCGCCGGCTTATCGAAGCCGGACGGCGGCCAGCTTAAGCTGGGCGATGAGATTATCGCCTCCCCGTCTGTCATGATGCCCCCTGAGAAACGCGGGGTTAACATGGTGTTTCAGGACTATGCGCTGTGGCCGCATATGAATGTATTCGATAACATCGCTTATGGGCTGCATAGAAGCAAGATGGCTCGAGCGGATATTCAGCAGCGCGTTCAGGAGCTGCTGGCGATGCTACATCTTGAAGGGCTTGAGCGCAGGCTGCCGCCGCAGCTCTCTGGCGGTCAGCAGCAGCGGGTCGCTATTGCGAGGGCAATTGCTACTAGGCCGAAGCTGATGCTGCTCGATGAGCCGCTCTCCAACCTTGATATGCGGCTGCGCGTAGAAATGCGCACCGAGATGGCGTATTTATTCCGCCAATTAGGCATGAGCGTTTTCCATGTTACCCATGACCCGGAGGAAGCCTTCGCTATGGCCGATCGGCTGCTTATTTTGCGCAACGGGCAAATTGATCAGATGGGCACGCCGCAGCAATGCTTCACGCGTCCGGCCAGCCGCTGGGCAGCTTCTTTGCTTGGAGCAATCAACGGCTTGCGCGGCGAGGTCATAAACGGAGACAGCGGCAGCGCTGTTCGCATCGGCTCATCGATCATTCACGGTTTGCTCGCGCCAGAGCAGCAGAACCTAAGTGATCATTCGCAGGCAATTATTATGTTCCGTCCTGAGGAAGCTGAGGTCATCGAGCGAAGAGACGCCGCAGCCGTGCTTTCATTAGCTTCACCGCAGGAGCGGACAGACAATACGATTCAGCTTCAAGTGCTTCATTGCACCTTTGAAGGCAATCGCTGGCGTGCAGTTGCACAAACGAGCTGCGGACAGAAGGTATATTTAGTGCTCGCAGTCCCGTTAGAGGCTGGCGAGCATGTAACGATAAAGCTAGCCATTCGCTCTGCTTTCATTTACCCGAATGAGGAAGAAAGGTAG
- a CDS encoding DUF2500 domain-containing protein, translating to MFTIVPLFIMIVFVLVIGGIIFSIVKYFKNSTAPKETTYARVVAKRMDVRHHTNHHNHDGVGHTSNSSRTYYYITLEFDNGTRKEYVDVKNLYGLVVEGDTGYAAVQGDWIVAFERNSNINSSI from the coding sequence ATGTTTACGATTGTTCCTCTATTTATAATGATCGTATTCGTGCTCGTTATTGGCGGCATTATTTTTAGCATTGTTAAATATTTCAAAAATTCGACCGCGCCAAAAGAAACGACTTACGCGCGCGTTGTAGCCAAGCGCATGGACGTTCGCCATCATACGAATCACCATAATCACGACGGAGTGGGGCATACCAGCAATTCATCCCGTACGTATTATTACATCACGCTTGAATTCGATAATGGCACTCGCAAGGAATATGTAGACGTCAAAAATTTGTACGGCTTGGTTGTTGAAGGTGACACAGGTTATGCGGCAGTCCAAGGGGATTGGATCGTTGCTTTTGAACGAAATAGCAATATAAATAGCTCTATTTAA